A genomic window from Sparus aurata chromosome 4, fSpaAur1.1, whole genome shotgun sequence includes:
- the zdhhc1 gene encoding palmitoyltransferase ZDHHC1 → MDVCCRNPNRTAPVGEDGPQRADVPLCSRTNGWSWPPHPFQLLAWLLYIFFAVTGFGVFVPLLPAHWIPAGYICTGVMFVCHLCVHVMAVSIDPADYNVRSKSDKGPVPVFDRSKHAHVIENCHCYLCQVDVGPKSKHCSACNKCVANFDHHCRWLNNCVGSRNYKLFLHSVISALLGVCLVLVVASYVFIEFFLDPSKLRTDKHFLMMNETAVWLVFLPVAPLTSAAAVIPALAAVTIALGLLSSVLLCHLLCFHFYLMWNRLSTYEYIVRQRHRHDSRDSKKPGSVKEMTVPSVVKIERFHFQAISLLCCSFSQRFMSSEPLYFLLLLTLSVFCPPADPSNVSTVSLGQRLPFPAFPLRSSLPPLAPAVQAAAPPAEYHSDSAESLEEIPVVLAKLGSSSSAAVGDASTSSHRVIPAFPPPSPQPRTKRKASSSRTNKSTAELRFEMASAHPPTVFVSRASREAPEPRDGDLSLGRRLTSSRPGSRPASRASLISGVASWKEV, encoded by the exons ATGGATGTGTGCTGTAGGAACCCGAACCGCACGGCGCCGGTGGGCGAGGACGGCCCTCAGAGAGCCGACGTGCCGCTCTGCTCGCGGACCAACGGCTGGAGCTGGCCGCCGCACCCCTTCCAGCTGCTGGCCTGGCTGCTCTACATCTTCTTTGCTGTCACTGGCTTCGGCGTGTTCGTCCCCCTGCTGCCGGCTCACTGGATCCCTGCAGGCTACATC TGTACGGGCGTCATGTTCGTGTGTCACCTGTGCGTGCACGTGATGGCCGTGTCCATCGACCCAGCTGACTACAACGTCAGATCAAAGAGCGACAAAGGTCCGGTCCCGGTGTTCGACCGCTCTAAACACGCTCACGTCATAGAGAACTGCCACTGCTACCTGTGCCAGGTGGACGT gggtCCCAAGTCAAAACACTGCAGTGCCTGTAACAAATGTGTTGCCAACTTCGATCATCACTGTCGGTGGCTCAACAACTGTGTGGGGAGCAGAAACTACAA GTTGTTCCTCCACAGCGTGATCTCAGCTCTGTTGGGTGTCTGTCTGGTTCTGGTTGTGGCCTCCTACGTTTTCATCGAGTTCTTTCTGGACCCGTCCAAACTCCGCACGGACAAACACTTCCTGA tgatgaATGAGACGGCGGTGTGGTTGGTCTTCCTGCCTGTCGCTCCTCtcacctcagcagcagcagtgattcCTGCTCTGGCTGCGGTCACCATCGCTCTGGGGCTGCTGtcctctgtgctgctctgtCACCTGCTCTGTTTCCACTTCTACCTCA tgtgGAACAGGCTCAGTACATATGAGTACATCGTCCGGCAGCGTCATCGCCACGACAGCAGAGACTCCAAGAAACCAGGATCAGTGAAGGAGATGACCGTTCCATCAGTCGTCAAG ATCGAGAGATTCCATTTTCAGGCCATATCGCTTCTGtgctgcagcttctctcagaGGTTCATGAGCTCAGAGccactttattttttactccTCCTgactctgtctgtgttttgtccTCCTGCAGATCCCAGCAATGTGTCCACGGTGTCTCTGGGTCAGCGGCTTCCCTTCCCAGCATTCCCTCTGAGGTCCTCCCTGCCCCCCCTGGCCCCAGCTGTCCAGGCAGCGGCCCCTCCGGCTGAGTACCACTCTGACTCTGCAGAGTCTCTGGAGGAGATCCCGGTCGTGTTGGCCAAACTGGGCTCTtcgtcctctgctgctgtgggagACGCCTCCACGTCTTCACACAGAGTCATTCCTGCCTTCCCTCCGCCCTCCCCCCAGCCCAGGACTAAGAGGAAGGCCTCCTCCTCCCGCACAAATAAGAGTACTGCGGAGCTGAGGTTTGAGATGGCCTCCGCCCATCCTCCGACCGTGTTCGTCAGCCGGGCCAGCAGAGAGGCACCGGAGCCCCGGgatggagacctcagtctgggCAGGAGGCTGACCAGCTCTAGGCCCGGGTCCAGACCAGCATCTCGGGCATCACTGATCTCAGGTGTAGCCTCCTGGAAGGAGGTGTAA